The Mycolicibacterium brumae DNA window AGGGCGGACTTGATGCCGGCGAGGTTCCAGCCCTTGGTCGCCGAGAGCAGAGCGAACGCCGCCTCCGATCCGTCGACCGACAGGTACGGGGTGAACACCGCGTCGTCGAAGATCAGCGGCGCGTGGATCTCGTCGGAGACCACCCGCAGTCCGTGCCGGTCGGCCAGCGTGGCGACGGCCTCCAACTCGGCGCGGGTGTGCACGACGCCGGTCGGGTTGTGCGGATTGCACAGCAGGAACACCGGATTCACGCTGTCGGCGCGAGCGCGCCGGAACGCGTCCTCGAGGGCGTCGAAGTCGAGGCGGCCGGCCTCGGTCATCGCCACCTGGAGCAGGCGGCGGCTCGCGTCGGCGACATACAGCGCGAACGGCGGGTACAGCGGGGCGCCGACGACGACGGTGTCGCCCGGCTCCGAGAGCACCCGCAGCACCGCTTTGAGCCCGTTCATCACGTCGGCGGCCTGCCGGGTCCGGGCGACGTCGAGGCCGTCCCAACCCCAGCGGGCGGCGGCGAACCCGGCGGCGGCCTCCGCGTAGGCGTGGCCCGATGGGTACCCGGTGTCGCCGAGAGCGATCGCTTCGGTCAGCGCGGCGGCGATCGGCGGGGCCAGCGGGGTGTCCATCTCGGCGACCCACAGCGGCAGGGTGTCC harbors:
- a CDS encoding MalY/PatB family protein, which codes for MSGTPLTTLSLEQLRKRTSIKWRAYPPDTLPLWVAEMDTPLAPPIAAALTEAIALGDTGYPSGHAYAEAAAGFAAARWGWDGLDVARTRQAADVMNGLKAVLRVLSEPGDTVVVGAPLYPPFALYVADASRRLLQVAMTEAGRLDFDALEDAFRRARADSVNPVFLLCNPHNPTGVVHTRAELEAVATLADRHGLRVVSDEIHAPLIFDDAVFTPYLSVDGSEAAFALLSATKGWNLAGIKSALIIAGPAATADLRALPEVVEYGPSHLGVIAHTAALRHGGPWLDDLMADLERNRTLLGELLSARLPELGYHRPQGTYLAWLDCAALGVPDVDHPTPGVLDPGAGPGAFFVERARVVLNSGHAFGAGGRDHVRLNFATSPDILTGAVERMAEAVRTHLDQR